In Methylococcus geothermalis, one genomic interval encodes:
- the mmoC gene encoding aromatic/alkene monooxygenase hydroxylase FAD-binding subunit MmoC, translated as MQRVHTITAVTEDGESLRFECRSDEDVITAALRQDIFLMSSCREGGCATCKAFCAEGDYDLRGCSVQALPPEEEEEGLVLLCRTYPKTDLQVELPYTSCRISYCDVGSFEAEVVAVNWVSSNTVQFLLQKRPDESGNRGVKFEPGQFMDLTIPGTDISRSYSPANIPNPEGRLEFLIRVLPEGRFSDYLRNEARVGQVLSVKGPLGVFGLKERGMAPRYFVAGGTGLAPVVSMVRQMREWRAPNETHIYFGVTTEPELFYIDELKSLERSMRNLQVKACVWKPGPDWEGQQGLPIDLLRQDLESNGSNPDIYLCGPPGMIDAALEVTRSHGIPGDQVFFEKFLPSGAA; from the coding sequence ATGCAGAGAGTTCACACTATCACGGCGGTCACGGAGGACGGCGAATCGCTCCGCTTCGAATGCCGTTCGGACGAGGACGTCATCACCGCCGCCCTGCGCCAGGACATCTTCCTGATGTCGTCCTGCCGGGAAGGCGGCTGCGCGACCTGCAAGGCCTTTTGCGCGGAAGGCGATTACGATCTCAGGGGGTGCAGCGTTCAGGCCCTGCCCCCCGAAGAGGAAGAGGAAGGGCTGGTTCTGCTTTGCCGGACCTATCCGAAGACCGATCTGCAAGTCGAGCTGCCCTACACCAGTTGCCGGATCAGTTACTGCGACGTCGGCAGCTTCGAAGCGGAAGTGGTTGCGGTCAATTGGGTTTCTTCCAACACCGTCCAGTTCCTGCTGCAGAAACGGCCCGATGAATCCGGCAACCGGGGGGTGAAATTCGAGCCCGGCCAGTTCATGGATCTGACCATTCCGGGTACCGATATTTCCCGCTCCTATTCGCCGGCGAATATCCCCAACCCGGAAGGCCGGCTGGAGTTCCTGATCCGCGTGCTGCCCGAGGGCCGGTTTTCCGACTATCTGCGCAACGAGGCGCGCGTGGGCCAGGTGCTTTCCGTCAAGGGGCCGCTCGGCGTGTTCGGGCTCAAGGAACGGGGCATGGCGCCGCGCTATTTCGTGGCCGGCGGAACCGGGCTGGCGCCCGTGGTCTCGATGGTGCGGCAGATGCGGGAGTGGAGGGCGCCGAACGAGACGCACATCTATTTCGGCGTCACCACCGAGCCCGAATTGTTCTACATCGACGAGTTGAAGTCTCTCGAACGATCCATGCGCAATCTCCAAGTGAAGGCTTGCGTATGGAAGCCAGGCCCGGATTGGGAGGGACAGCAGGGTTTGCCCATCGACCTGCTGCGCCAGGATCTGGAATCCAATGGGTCCAATCCGGACATCTACCTATGCGGCCCGCCCGGCATGATCGACGCCGCCTTGGAGGTGACGCGCAGTCACGGCATTCCCGGCGATCAGGTCTTCTTCGAAAAGTTCCTGCCGTCCGGCGCCGCCTGA
- the mmoD gene encoding soluble methane monooxygenase-binding protein MmoD, translated as MVESAFQPFSGEADERFEESRPQAGFFPSADWHLLKRDETYAAYAKDLDFMWRWIIVREERIVQEGCSISLESSIRAVTHVLNYFGMTEQRAPGEDRTGGVQH; from the coding sequence ATGGTCGAATCGGCATTTCAGCCATTTTCGGGCGAAGCAGACGAACGGTTCGAGGAATCAAGGCCCCAGGCCGGTTTCTTTCCTTCCGCGGACTGGCATCTGCTGAAACGGGACGAGACCTACGCGGCCTACGCGAAGGATCTCGATTTCATGTGGCGGTGGATCATCGTTCGGGAGGAAAGGATCGTTCAGGAAGGCTGCTCGATCAGCCTGGAATCGTCGATCCGCGCCGTGACGCATGTTCTGAATTATTTTGGCATGACCGAACAACGCGCTCCGGGAGAGGACCGGACCGGCGGGGTTCAACATTGA
- the mmoZ gene encoding aromatic/alkene monooxygenase hydroxylase subunit gamma: protein MAIHSNANRDAWVSKIAQLNTLEKAAETLKQFRMDHTTPFRNSYELDNDYLWIEAKLEEKVAVLKARAFSEADFRHKTAFGEDAKAVLDGTVKKMNAAKDKWEAEKIHIGFRQAYKPPIMPVNYFLDGERQLGTRLMELRNLNYYDTPLEELRKQRGVRVVHLQAAH from the coding sequence ATGGCCATACACAGCAACGCCAACCGCGACGCCTGGGTGAGCAAGATCGCGCAGCTCAACACCCTGGAGAAGGCGGCCGAGACGCTGAAGCAGTTCCGGATGGATCACACCACCCCGTTCCGCAACAGCTACGAGCTGGACAACGATTATCTTTGGATCGAGGCCAAGCTCGAGGAGAAGGTCGCCGTCCTCAAGGCGCGCGCCTTCAGCGAAGCGGATTTCCGCCACAAGACCGCCTTCGGCGAGGACGCCAAGGCCGTCCTGGATGGCACCGTCAAGAAAATGAACGCGGCCAAGGACAAGTGGGAAGCCGAGAAGATCCACATCGGTTTCCGCCAGGCCTACAAACCGCCGATCATGCCGGTGAACTACTTCCTGGACGGCGAGCGCCAACTGGGAACCCGGCTGATGGAGCTGCGCAACCTCAACTACTACGACACGCCGCTGGAAGAGCTGCGCAAGCAGCGCGGCGTGCGGGTAGTGCATCTGCAGGCGGCGCACTGA
- the mmoB gene encoding methane monooxygenase regulator MmoB: MSVNSNAYDAGIMGLDGKDFADQFFAEENQVVHESDTVVLVLKKSDEINTFIEEILLTDYKKNVNPTVNVEDRAGYWWIKANGKIEVDCDEISELLGRTFNVYDFLVDVSSTIGRAYTLGNKFTITSELMGLDRKLEDYHA, translated from the coding sequence ATGAGCGTAAACAGCAATGCATACGACGCCGGCATCATGGGCTTGGACGGCAAGGATTTTGCCGATCAGTTCTTCGCCGAGGAAAACCAGGTGGTCCACGAGAGCGACACGGTCGTTCTGGTGCTCAAGAAGTCGGACGAGATCAACACCTTCATCGAGGAGATTCTTCTGACCGACTACAAGAAGAACGTCAATCCGACGGTGAACGTGGAAGACCGCGCCGGCTATTGGTGGATCAAGGCCAACGGCAAGATCGAAGTCGACTGCGACGAGATCTCCGAGCTGCTGGGCCGGACCTTCAACGTGTACGACTTCCTGGTCGACGTTTCCTCCACCATCGGTCGGGCCTACACCCTGGGCAACAAGTTCACCATCACCAGTGAACTGATGGGGCTCGACCGGAAGCTCGAAGACTATCACGCATAA
- the mmoY gene encoding aromatic/alkene monooxygenase hydroxylase subunit beta, whose translation MSMLGERRRGLTDPDMASVILKALPEAPLDSNNKMGYFVTPRWKRLTEYEALTVYAQPNADWIAGGLDWGDWTQKFHGGRPSWGNETTELRTVDWFKHRDPLRRWHAPYVKDKAEEWRYTDRFLQGYSADGQIRSMDPAWRDEFVNKYWGAFLFNEYGLFNAHSQGAREALSDVIRVDLAFWGFDKIDLAQMIQLERGFLAKIVPGFDESTAVPKAEWTTGGIYKGARLAVEALWQEVFDWNESAFSVHAVYDALFGQFVRREFFQRLAPKFGDTLTPFFINQSQTYFQITKQGVQDLYYTTLGDDPEFGDYNRTVLRNWTSKWLEPTVAALRDFMGLFAKLPAGTTDKEEITASLYRVVDDWIEDYASKIDFKADRDQIVNAVLAGLK comes from the coding sequence ATGAGTATGTTAGGAGAAAGACGCCGCGGATTGACCGATCCGGACATGGCATCAGTGATTCTCAAGGCGCTTCCCGAAGCTCCGCTGGATAGCAACAACAAGATGGGCTATTTCGTCACGCCGCGCTGGAAGCGCCTGACGGAATACGAAGCCCTGACCGTCTATGCCCAGCCCAACGCCGACTGGATTGCCGGCGGCCTGGACTGGGGCGACTGGACCCAGAAGTTCCATGGCGGCCGCCCGTCCTGGGGCAACGAGACCACCGAGCTGCGCACGGTCGACTGGTTCAAGCACCGCGACCCGCTGCGCCGCTGGCACGCGCCGTATGTCAAGGACAAGGCCGAGGAATGGCGCTACACCGACCGCTTCCTGCAGGGCTATTCCGCCGACGGCCAGATCCGGTCGATGGACCCGGCCTGGCGCGACGAGTTCGTCAACAAGTACTGGGGCGCGTTCCTGTTCAATGAATACGGATTGTTCAACGCCCACTCCCAGGGTGCCCGCGAGGCTTTGTCGGATGTGATTCGGGTTGACCTGGCTTTCTGGGGCTTCGACAAGATCGACCTGGCCCAGATGATCCAGCTGGAGCGCGGGTTCCTGGCCAAGATCGTGCCCGGCTTCGACGAATCCACTGCGGTGCCGAAGGCCGAATGGACCACCGGCGGCATCTACAAGGGCGCTCGCCTGGCGGTGGAGGCGCTCTGGCAGGAGGTGTTCGACTGGAACGAAAGCGCCTTCTCGGTCCATGCCGTCTACGACGCGCTGTTCGGCCAGTTCGTCCGCCGCGAGTTCTTCCAGCGGCTGGCGCCGAAGTTCGGCGACACCCTGACGCCGTTCTTCATCAACCAGTCCCAGACGTATTTCCAGATCACCAAGCAGGGCGTACAGGACCTGTACTACACCACCCTGGGCGATGATCCGGAATTCGGAGACTACAACCGCACCGTGCTGCGCAACTGGACCAGCAAGTGGCTGGAGCCCACCGTGGCCGCGCTGCGCGACTTCATGGGGCTGTTCGCGAAGCTGCCGGCCGGCACCACCGACAAGGAAGAAATCACCGCTTCGCTGTACCGGGTGGTCGACGACTGGATCGAGGACTACGCCAGCAAGATCGACTTCAAGGCGGATCGCGACCAGATCGTCAACGCCGTTTTGGCAGGACTGAAATAG
- the mmoX gene encoding aromatic/alkene monooxygenase hydroxylase subunit alpha, which yields MPLSTATKAATDALAAHRAPTSVNAQEVHRWLQSFNWEFKNNRTKYATKYKMANETKEQFKLIAKEYARMEAVKDERQFGSLQDALTRLNAGVRVHPKWNETMKVVSNFLEVGEYNAIAATGMLWDSAQAAEQKNGYLAQVLDEIRHTHQCAYVNYYFAKNGQDPAGHNDARRTRTIGPLWKGMKRVFADGFISGDAVECSLNLQLVGEACFTNPLIVAVTEWAAANGDEITPTVFLSIETDELRHMANGYQTVVSIANDPASAKYMNTDLNNAFWTQQKYFTPVLGMLFEYGSKFKVEPWVKTWNRWVYEDWGGIWIGRLGKYGVQSPASLKDAKQDAYWAHHDLFLLAYALWPTGFFRLALPDQEEMAWFEAHYPGWYDHYGKIYEEWRARGCEDPSSGFIPLMWFIENNHPIYVDRTSQVPFCPSLAKGASTLRVHEYNGQMHTFSDQWGERMWLAEPERYECQNIFEQYEGMELSEVIAEQHGLRSDGKTLIAQPHVRGDKLWTLDDIKRLNCVFKNPAKAFN from the coding sequence ATGCCACTTAGCACCGCAACCAAGGCCGCGACGGACGCGCTGGCCGCCCATCGGGCGCCCACCAGCGTGAATGCACAGGAAGTGCACCGTTGGCTTCAAAGCTTCAACTGGGAGTTCAAGAACAACCGGACCAAGTACGCCACCAAGTACAAGATGGCGAACGAGACCAAGGAACAGTTCAAGCTCATCGCCAAGGAATATGCGCGCATGGAGGCCGTCAAGGACGAGCGCCAGTTCGGCAGCCTGCAGGATGCGCTGACCCGGCTGAACGCAGGCGTCCGCGTCCATCCGAAATGGAACGAGACCATGAAAGTGGTCTCGAATTTCCTGGAAGTGGGCGAATACAACGCCATCGCCGCCACCGGGATGCTGTGGGACTCCGCCCAGGCCGCGGAACAGAAGAACGGCTATCTGGCCCAGGTGTTGGACGAAATCCGCCACACCCACCAGTGCGCCTACGTCAACTACTACTTCGCCAAGAACGGCCAGGACCCGGCCGGCCACAACGACGCCCGCCGCACCCGTACCATCGGGCCGCTGTGGAAGGGCATGAAGCGCGTGTTCGCTGACGGCTTCATCTCCGGCGACGCGGTGGAATGCTCGCTCAACCTGCAGTTGGTGGGCGAGGCCTGCTTCACCAACCCGCTGATCGTCGCGGTGACCGAATGGGCCGCCGCCAACGGCGACGAGATCACCCCGACGGTGTTCCTGTCGATCGAAACCGACGAACTGCGCCACATGGCCAACGGCTACCAGACCGTGGTGTCCATCGCCAACGATCCGGCCTCCGCCAAGTACATGAACACGGACCTGAACAACGCGTTCTGGACCCAGCAGAAGTACTTCACCCCGGTGCTGGGCATGCTGTTCGAGTACGGCTCCAAGTTCAAGGTCGAGCCCTGGGTCAAGACCTGGAACCGCTGGGTGTACGAAGACTGGGGCGGCATCTGGATCGGCCGTCTGGGCAAGTATGGCGTGCAATCTCCGGCCAGCCTGAAGGACGCCAAGCAGGACGCTTACTGGGCGCATCACGACCTGTTCCTGTTGGCCTACGCGCTGTGGCCGACCGGCTTCTTCCGCCTGGCTCTGCCGGATCAGGAAGAAATGGCCTGGTTCGAAGCCCACTACCCGGGCTGGTATGACCACTACGGCAAGATCTACGAGGAATGGCGCGCTCGCGGCTGCGAGGATCCGTCCTCGGGCTTCATTCCGCTGATGTGGTTCATCGAAAACAACCACCCGATCTACGTCGATCGGACGTCCCAGGTGCCGTTCTGCCCGAGCCTCGCCAAGGGCGCCAGCACCCTGCGGGTGCACGAGTACAACGGCCAGATGCACACCTTCAGCGATCAGTGGGGCGAGCGCATGTGGCTGGCCGAGCCGGAGCGCTACGAGTGCCAGAACATCTTCGAACAGTACGAAGGCATGGAGCTGTCCGAAGTGATCGCGGAGCAGCACGGCTTGCGCAGCGACGGCAAGACCCTGATCGCCCAGCCTCACGTCCGTGGCGACAAGCTGTGGACGCTGGACGACATCAAGAGGCTGAACTGCGTCTTCAAGAACCCGGCGAAGGCGTTCAACTAA
- a CDS encoding DUF4242 domain-containing protein, with product MPKYVIERTIPGAGNLSADELQRISRKSCSVLNAMGPQVQWLQSYVTDDKVYCIYIAPDEATLLQHALEGGFPADSIARVRTVIDPTTAE from the coding sequence ATGCCCAAATATGTGATAGAGCGTACGATTCCCGGCGCCGGAAACCTGTCGGCCGACGAGCTGCAACGGATTTCCCGGAAATCCTGTTCCGTCCTCAACGCCATGGGACCACAGGTTCAATGGCTTCAGAGCTATGTCACCGACGACAAGGTGTACTGCATCTACATCGCGCCGGACGAGGCCACGCTGCTGCAACATGCCCTGGAGGGCGGTTTTCCTGCCGACTCGATCGCGCGGGTCCGTACCGTCATCGATCCCACCACGGCGGAATGA
- a CDS encoding dynamin family protein translates to MNAIARFSAPAGTPPAPGYADLKSELMGLIDELAENFPASLRPALALRDKLQAEHFDVLTVGQFKRGKTSLINALLGESLLPVGAVPLTSVVTILDHGDAVRITVHFLDGGSLDIAEEALADYVTEPGNPGNEKGVSEVLIRMPSPLLRNGVRIVDTPGVGSVFRHNTDTACARLPQCDAALFVLSADQPVSEAELEFLREVRKYAGRIFFLLNKIDILKEADAAEIETFSRRVLAGAVGSDIRLFPISAAEALAGKTANDPARLARSRLPAFTEALERFLMEEKGKLLLDAAAAGVARLIARNRLEIELERRSLTASMAELDEKMALFAARRTLAVREMQRLDGHLRQEFRLLATRLFERDLKDRQSELASHLGRKFDGLVLNQDLLTPKDFDERLDTFIREEVEAAFVDWRDALERQGAAAVAEMTEEFSRGIEESIAELQRFAGDLFRLAMPAAAPEARWPARSRPGFRPAGEPMGLELLAEQALRRGPAWVTPRFGRLKVLAERWAKRGIVRRRRSQLAEAIEMHTGRIRSDFLRRLEQVREEISADLTQRLEGAADGLEQALARGAGEHARASREAGPRLQRLEGQLALLDQLGQRIQAVRLRAAALA, encoded by the coding sequence ATGAACGCCATCGCCCGTTTCTCCGCGCCAGCCGGAACGCCGCCGGCGCCCGGCTACGCAGACCTCAAGTCGGAACTGATGGGCCTGATCGACGAGCTGGCGGAAAACTTTCCCGCCAGCCTCCGTCCTGCCCTCGCCTTGCGGGACAAGCTGCAGGCCGAGCATTTCGACGTCCTGACGGTCGGCCAGTTCAAGCGCGGCAAGACCAGCCTGATCAACGCCTTGTTGGGAGAAAGTCTGCTTCCCGTCGGGGCCGTACCGCTGACTTCAGTGGTGACGATCCTCGACCACGGCGATGCCGTCCGAATCACCGTCCATTTTCTGGATGGCGGCTCGCTCGACATTGCGGAGGAGGCCCTGGCGGATTACGTCACGGAGCCGGGCAACCCGGGCAATGAAAAAGGCGTCAGCGAAGTGCTGATCCGAATGCCTTCGCCCCTGCTCAGAAATGGCGTACGCATCGTGGATACACCCGGTGTCGGCTCGGTGTTCCGCCACAATACCGACACCGCCTGCGCGCGGCTGCCGCAGTGCGACGCGGCCCTGTTCGTGCTGTCCGCCGACCAGCCGGTGAGCGAAGCCGAATTGGAATTCCTGCGCGAGGTCCGGAAATACGCCGGACGCATCTTTTTCCTGCTGAATAAAATCGACATCCTGAAGGAAGCGGACGCGGCCGAGATCGAGACCTTTTCCCGCCGCGTCCTGGCCGGGGCCGTCGGGTCGGATATCCGTCTCTTCCCCATTTCCGCCGCGGAGGCGCTGGCGGGAAAAACCGCAAATGATCCAGCCCGGCTGGCGAGGAGCCGCCTCCCGGCCTTCACCGAGGCGCTGGAGCGCTTCCTGATGGAGGAAAAAGGCAAGCTGCTGCTTGATGCCGCGGCCGCCGGCGTGGCGCGCCTGATCGCTCGGAATCGCCTGGAGATCGAACTGGAGCGGCGCTCGCTGACGGCATCGATGGCGGAACTGGACGAAAAGATGGCGCTGTTCGCGGCTCGCCGTACCCTGGCGGTCCGCGAGATGCAGCGCCTCGACGGACATCTCCGGCAGGAATTCCGCCTGCTGGCCACCCGCCTCTTCGAGCGCGACCTCAAGGACCGACAGAGCGAACTGGCTTCACACCTGGGAAGGAAGTTCGACGGGCTGGTCCTGAATCAGGACCTTCTGACGCCCAAGGACTTCGACGAACGGCTCGACACCTTCATCCGGGAGGAAGTCGAAGCGGCTTTCGTCGACTGGCGGGATGCGCTGGAACGGCAAGGCGCCGCGGCGGTCGCTGAGATGACCGAGGAATTCAGCCGTGGCATCGAGGAGTCGATCGCCGAACTCCAGCGCTTCGCCGGCGATCTTTTCCGGCTCGCCATGCCGGCCGCCGCCCCGGAAGCACGCTGGCCGGCGAGATCCCGTCCCGGCTTCCGTCCCGCCGGCGAGCCCATGGGGTTGGAACTGCTCGCGGAGCAGGCGCTGAGACGGGGACCGGCTTGGGTGACACCGCGCTTCGGAAGGCTCAAGGTTCTGGCTGAACGCTGGGCCAAACGCGGCATCGTCCGGCGGCGCAGAAGCCAGTTGGCCGAAGCCATCGAAATGCACACGGGCCGCATCCGCAGCGACTTTCTTCGGCGCCTGGAACAGGTGCGGGAAGAGATTTCGGCCGATCTGACCCAGCGCCTGGAGGGCGCGGCGGACGGCCTGGAGCAGGCATTGGCGCGGGGCGCCGGGGAACACGCCCGGGCCTCACGGGAAGCGGGTCCCCGGCTTCAGCGGCTGGAGGGGCAACTGGCCCTGCTGGACCAGCTGGGTCAGCGCATCCAAGCCGTTCGCTTGCGCGCCGCGGCACTCGCCTGA
- a CDS encoding NADH-quinone oxidoreductase subunit B family protein: protein MLQLYGKIFKTGVLTEKVPKLAKPGISATEREEPIEQVGQALKVVVDKRFRGSLAIRQVDAGSCNGCELEIHALNNVYYDVERFGVHFVASPRHADVLMVTGPVSRHMEAALKRTYAATADPKWVIAVGDCGACGGEFGVSYASCGAVSNVIPVDLAVPGCPPTPLALLQGLLSLCGRL, encoded by the coding sequence ATGCTGCAACTGTATGGCAAGATTTTCAAGACCGGTGTCCTCACCGAGAAAGTCCCGAAACTGGCCAAACCCGGCATCAGCGCCACCGAGCGCGAGGAACCGATCGAGCAAGTCGGCCAAGCGCTCAAGGTCGTCGTGGACAAACGGTTTCGCGGAAGTCTCGCCATTCGGCAAGTGGACGCGGGCTCCTGTAACGGCTGCGAGCTGGAGATTCACGCCCTCAACAACGTCTACTACGATGTCGAGCGCTTCGGTGTCCATTTCGTCGCTTCACCTCGCCATGCCGACGTTCTGATGGTGACGGGACCGGTGTCGCGGCACATGGAAGCCGCCTTGAAGCGTACCTACGCAGCCACCGCCGATCCCAAATGGGTGATCGCCGTGGGCGACTGCGGCGCTTGCGGTGGTGAGTTCGGGGTGTCCTATGCCAGTTGCGGGGCGGTGAGTAACGTCATCCCCGTCGATCTCGCCGTGCCGGGTTGCCCGCCGACACCCCTGGCGCTGTTGCAGGGCCTGCTGTCCTTGTGCGGCCGGTTGTAA
- a CDS encoding hydrogenase large subunit: MSVESLTSLRLKLAAQDIDNRSSVPCALPPATVLQIDARDWGKAAETAKSEHWRWAGVWADDRGFDLTVNACLEHRGTYLILRTTLAPERASLPSHAPYYWAADRPERHIQDLFGVRFEDHPDPRRWIRHRAWDEGVHPLRKEFPAAGSNAEETPPDRDYPFLKAQGASVYEIPVGPVHAGIIEPGHFRFQAVGETVLHLEERLGYVHKGIEKIAEGRDPDGLARLAGRVSGDTTVGHAWAACMAMERAAGIEIPLRAAYLRGILAERERVINHLWDLGALCNDVGFAFGYYQFGRLREQWLRENQVHFGHRLLMDRIVPGGARVDITPATAKAMHRSITALRVELDELLTLLDANSSLEDRFLNAGILSTELAAALGALGFVGRASGQTFDTRRDAPYPPYDRLKVSVPTESQGDVSSRFWVRYKELRAGLRLLGDLLEGMPEGERVARWQVPAEGAEGFAAIEGWRGEILCFVRFGSDNAIRRYWPRDPSVINWPALEKLILGNIVPDFPVCNKSVNGSYSGHDL; this comes from the coding sequence ATGAGCGTCGAAAGCTTGACTTCGCTGCGGCTGAAACTGGCGGCCCAGGACATCGACAACCGTTCGTCGGTCCCGTGCGCCTTGCCGCCCGCAACGGTTTTGCAGATCGATGCCCGCGATTGGGGCAAGGCTGCCGAAACCGCCAAGTCCGAGCATTGGCGCTGGGCCGGGGTTTGGGCCGATGACCGAGGTTTCGATCTGACGGTCAACGCCTGTTTGGAACATCGGGGAACCTACCTGATTCTGAGAACCACTCTGGCGCCGGAACGAGCGAGTTTGCCGTCCCATGCGCCTTACTATTGGGCAGCGGACCGACCCGAGCGCCACATCCAGGACCTTTTCGGCGTTCGTTTCGAGGATCATCCCGATCCGCGCCGCTGGATACGCCATCGGGCCTGGGACGAAGGCGTCCATCCGCTGCGCAAGGAATTTCCGGCCGCCGGATCGAACGCGGAGGAAACGCCGCCGGACCGCGACTACCCCTTCCTCAAGGCCCAGGGTGCCAGTGTCTACGAAATTCCCGTCGGCCCGGTGCATGCGGGCATCATCGAACCCGGCCATTTCCGCTTCCAGGCCGTCGGCGAAACGGTGCTGCATCTGGAGGAGCGTTTGGGCTATGTCCACAAGGGCATCGAGAAGATCGCCGAGGGCCGTGACCCGGACGGCTTGGCGCGGCTGGCCGGACGGGTGTCCGGCGACACCACGGTCGGTCATGCCTGGGCCGCCTGCATGGCCATGGAACGCGCCGCGGGGATCGAAATCCCCTTGCGTGCCGCGTATCTGCGCGGAATCCTCGCGGAGCGGGAGCGGGTCATCAATCATCTGTGGGATCTGGGTGCCCTGTGCAACGACGTAGGCTTTGCCTTCGGCTATTACCAGTTCGGCCGTCTACGGGAGCAGTGGCTGCGGGAAAACCAGGTCCATTTCGGCCATCGGCTGCTGATGGACCGGATCGTGCCCGGCGGGGCTCGGGTCGACATCACTCCGGCGACGGCGAAGGCCATGCATCGATCCATAACGGCCTTGCGGGTGGAGCTGGATGAGCTGCTGACTCTCCTCGACGCCAATTCCTCCCTGGAGGATCGTTTTCTCAACGCCGGCATTCTTTCGACCGAACTGGCGGCAGCCTTGGGCGCGCTGGGCTTCGTCGGCCGCGCGAGCGGCCAGACCTTCGATACGCGCCGAGACGCGCCTTATCCACCGTACGACCGATTGAAGGTCAGCGTGCCAACGGAAAGCCAGGGCGACGTTTCCTCGCGTTTCTGGGTTCGCTACAAGGAATTGCGCGCCGGGCTGCGACTGCTCGGCGATCTGCTCGAAGGGATGCCCGAAGGCGAGCGGGTGGCGCGCTGGCAGGTCCCGGCCGAGGGCGCGGAAGGGTTCGCAGCCATCGAGGGCTGGCGCGGCGAGATTCTCTGCTTCGTGCGTTTCGGTTCGGACAACGCCATCCGCCGCTACTGGCCGCGCGATCCCAGCGTCATCAACTGGCCTGCGCTGGAAAAACTCATACTCGGCAACATCGTTCCCGACTTCCCGGTGTGCAACAAATCGGTCAACGGGTCCTATTCCGGCCACGACCTTTAA